A part of Salvia hispanica cultivar TCC Black 2014 unplaced genomic scaffold, UniMelb_Shisp_WGS_1.0 HiC_scaffold_567, whole genome shotgun sequence genomic DNA contains:
- the LOC125199589 gene encoding F-box protein At3g07870-like, translating to MEVDYFTNLPSEITTEILSRLSMRSLAISKFVCKSWHDLFDFVKSKIKTPPALVLFYEGARFSKLKTKTKPIWRAMISATIRSQIWRSLTEARSIEGITANGLLLLYSPSVNGICICNLITREYTELGYPDGYTPFHSLQLQFGFGVSKISGQHKVVCNNKNTDCHYVYTVGTRTWRCVEAGAAPGVRFWGQPILCNGNLYWRVFDSRIHIWLCCGFDVEIECFSIFSFPPPIGDGWRNLSVLRDCLCYSYYNGCQDEIVIWMMKEYQVHESWTTEYKMSTSGSDLSFRAT from the coding sequence ATGGAGGTTGATTACTTCACAAATCTACCATCAGAAATCACCACCGAAATCCTGTCACGCCTCTCTATGAGAAGCCTTGCTATCAGCAAATTCGTTTGCAAATCATGGCATGATCTGTTTGATTTCgtcaaatccaaaatcaaaaccccACCCGCCCTAGTTCTATTTTACGAGGGTGCACGATTTTCGAAattgaagacgaagacgaagcCGATCTGGAGAGCCATGATCTCCGCAACCATCCGCTCACAGATTTGGAGATCCCTTACGGAAGCACGATCGATTGAAGGTATCACTGCTAATGGATTGCTTCTTCTCTACTCACCATCAGTTAATGGTATTTGCATATGCAATCTGATCACTCGTGAATATACTGAGCTTGGTTACCCTGATGGCTACACTCCGTTCCATTCGTTGCAATTGCAATTTGGATTCGGTGTGAGCAAAATAAGTGGGCAACATAAGGTGGTCTGCAACAATAAAAACACCGACTGTCATTATGTATACACCGTCGGAACCAGAACATGGCGGTGCGTTGAAGCCGGAGCTGCTCCTGGTGTCAGGTTCTGGGGTCAACCCATTTTATGTAATGGCAACCTCTATTGGAGAGTATTTGATTCGAGGATCCACATATGGCTTTGCTGTGGTTTTGATGTTGAAATAGAATGTTTTAGCATCTTCTCTTTTCCTCCCCCTATAGGAGATGGATGGAGGAATTTATCTGTTTTGAGGGACTGCCTGTGTTATTCTTATTATAACGGATGCCAAGATGAAATTGTCATCTGGATGATGAAGGAATACCAAGTCCATGAATCTTGGACCACAGAGTACAAGATGAGTACTAGTGGTTCAGATTTATCTTTTCGTGCGACATGA